A window of Amaranthus tricolor cultivar Red isolate AtriRed21 chromosome 8, ASM2621246v1, whole genome shotgun sequence genomic DNA:
ttttatttttcttgttcattTGGAAATGgaattttcagtttgtttcATGATTCAAAGTTGGTTGGTTCTGGTTctttattgttaaataataatctatataaagttgattttattgcTTCATATAATGAACCCTTGCAATGATCCTCGCGAGGAATTAAAAGAAAGACAACTAATGAAAATTCAGCATCTTTATGGCACAAGAGACTAGGCCATATCTCTAAAAGGAGAATGAAAAGACTTGTGTCTGATGGCAGTTTAGGACCTTTAATTTCACAGACATGGATGTGTATGTTGAATATATTAAAGGAAAACAAACCAATCAAAGGAGATATGATGCCAATAGGTCTATAGATGTCTTTGAACTTATTCACACAGATATTTATGGTCAATTTCCAAATCCTTCTTGGAATGGACAGCTATATTTTATCACGTTCATAAACAATTATTCTAGATATGGCTATATTTATCTCATTGATGAAAAGGCTCAATCACTAGACGTGTTCAAAAATTATAAGGCTAAAGTTGAAAATCAActtaaaaaaagatttaaatccGTCAGATTTGATCAAGGGGGTGAAAACTATGATCGTTATGACGGTTCAGGTGAACAACGTCCTCAGTTACCATGCCTAGTACTCCAACTATGAATGGTATTGTTGAGAGACGAAATAGGACTCTTAAGCAAATGGTAAAGAGCATGATTAGTCATTCTACCTTACTAGAGTCACTCTGGGGAGAATCACTTAAGACTGCAGCTTATATTCTTAACAGAGTACCAACAAAAGCGACTAATAATAAGACCTTATATCAACTGTGGACCTGCAAAAATCTGAGTTTTTCAGTAATTAGGTATTAATATAGAATCAAAAGTGAGAACATTAAGGGCCGTCATTTTAGGGAATGCGTATTAATATAGAAGATCTAAACGCTCTCATTTTCAAGATTATCTACCGTGCTATGTAATTAGGTATTCTTCAGTTTTGTCCTTTTAGTTTGTTCATCTAATTCAACATAATCGATCTTATTTGTCAGTAATGGTTTTCACCATTTTGTCCTATCATATTATGTATACTAATATATAATAAGTAAAGCTCATGATAAAGTTGTAACACCCTAAAATTCCTACCCTCTATTTGAAACAAAAATTGCAAGGAAGACGGAGAAAATTCAGGtgttacaataaaaataaagtaaaataaataaataaagggaaaagattaagaaaaagtttGATGTTGGAATGATTAAAGTAAACGAGTAGAAAACTCCCAAATAAGATTGTGCGGAAATTTTGGTAGCCTTTGCACTAAGGTTGGACGCACAAGAAGAAAGCAAATGATCAGTTATGCATACATTTAGAAGGGCTAATGCCTCTAATATCAGATATGTCCATCCTATTgccattttattttgttttaaaacatTAATTGATCTTTCTTCTTGAGACacattaaaattatttgcaatTACAACTGGTAATTTTTCACCTTTCTCCACATATACATATTTAAGAATTTTCGGTAATGGTTTGAATTCTAACTTAGTAGAAAATTCAACACATGGTTTAACTTGATCTAATAGTCGATGAGTAATAGTAATTGAAGATTGTAACCAAGAAAGGTTCTCATGATAATCCTTATTACATgcaagacttataaaattagTATCTATCTCTTTTAAGCCAAAACATAAAAATGCATACAAACCATCATATAAATTACACTCACTTATATCCTCAATGCGTGATCCGACATTAATAGTACAAATAGAAGAAATTTCATTATATAGGTGTTTCATAGCCTCATAGATGATAAAGAAtattttatcatcatcaaaCTCCAAGGAAAGTGTACCGTTGTGTACATCTATTATGGTTTCAGCAGTTCTCATAAAAGGTCTTCCTAATAATATAGGAGATAAATAAGATAATTAACtatattcatctttcattttaggTACGTAAAAATCTGCTAGAAACACCAAATCTTTATCTTTAACTAATATATCTTCGGTTACACCTTCAGATTATACAACAGAGCTATTAGCTAATTGAACTATAATTCTAATAGGTTTTAAAGGTCCTAGATCTAAAGAGGTGTATATAGAATTGGgcatgatattgattgatgATCCTAAATCTAACATGAATTCATCAATCATCGAATTTCTATAGTACATGGAATTGCAAAAATTCATAGGTCTTTATGTTTTGGTGGGAGTTTTCTTTGAAACACAGCAAATTCATTTTCACCACATATAATTCTTTCATTACCttttaatttccttttattAGTGCATAAGTCTTTAAAAAATTTAGCATATCGAGGTACTTGCTTAATTGCATCTAATAAAGGAAGATTAATCTgtactttcttaaaaatatccAATATCTCTATGTCTAGTTTTACCCATTTATCAACTTTTCTCAATCTTTTTAGAAAAGAAGATCTAATTTATGTAGCATCAATCGAAGATTTAGATAGAGTTTTAACTCTTTCATTttctttgattaaaaatagGTGACTATTTTTAGAATTTCTAACCTGTTTAGAATTATCATCCAATTCTTTTTTACTCTTTTCATCATTCTTAGTAGTatccaaattaaaattttcatttcttacTATGATCAACTACTAATTCCTTGTCAAAAACCGGGGACTTTTTAGCAATATAAAAAAGTTTCTTCCCACTTCTTAAAGTTATAGCACTGACATTTTCTGTACGATTTAATGGTTGGGAGGGTAACTTATTACTACTTTGTACttgtaaattatttatatctttaGCTGATTGTCCTACTTGATTTTATAACTTTTGTATACTAGACTCAATCTCTTTTAGAAAATCTAAAGAAGTAGAAGCAAGAGATTTTACCATATCTTCTAAGGTCATGCTTTGAGATTGATTTTGTGTATGTTGTTGTGAAATTTAAGCTTGACCAAAAGCTAGAGGGTTGTTTTGACTAAACGGTTTTACACTTTAGTTCCCCAATCTAAAGTTAGGGTGATATTTCCATCCTTCATCATATGTGTTTTAATATGGAATATATTTTCTTCGTGGTTGTCCAAGAAATCCACCAACAGCATTAACatgcttattttctttttagatTGGACATGCATCAGTCACATGCCTATAATCTAAACATATAACACATGCTCTTTGTTGGCTTGTTTGGCCATAGATGAAGCTTCTTTAGTTGTTGTGAAGCCTGATAGTCCATTCCAATGCTATCTGGTCCAAGCTAGCTGATTGTGATCTTAGGCTGGGTGACATAGGTTGGTTATCTTCTGAAACAGATGAATCTTGAGCTATTGGATTAGCCTGGCTCAGATTGTAGGCAATGAACTTGATTCACCTTTTCatctttttttctcttctaaTTTGCTATTCAAACATATTATTAAGGTGTCCAATCGTAAAGCCTCAGGATCTCATATATGCGATGACAGACTTTTACCTCATTATAATTGAATAGATTTAATTGTGCATCTTTTAAGGGAAAAAAATCTGTGAACTTGTAACTTAAAAGCCTAATAATACAACTACTATATTGTAAAATACATTGTAAGATGTAATTGGAATTATTGTTGATGataattttgcttttttttcaAACGAATAGCAATGTATGTAGTCCACACTCCACCGGCAATCGGTGGGATTAAATTTGCATTTAAAAATAGATGACTTCAGATTTTGATAAGAATTAGTAGAAATTTGTTGAATAGATGCATATTCGAGACAGTATACCAATCAAAACCAAGCATcgaaaaaaaagcaaaaaaattttaatgaacctgaCGTGAATCGAACACGCAACCTTCTGATCTGGAGTCAGACGCGCTACCATTGCGCCACAGATTCATTGCGTAGATTCAGTTCATTAAATTGTTTAGATAATCgtccttatttatttatttttctcatcATGTAATAGCATAAATTGTGATCCATAACAGCTGATAGCTGATAGCTAATAGCTAATTAGGGCAACTGATTCGATcagctgattttattaactgattTATTAGCTGGTTAAAATATCTGATTAATGTAAAAAGACATGTAAGAGCatgataaatttattgttaAGTAAGTAATTTGTTTATAGTACTTTTAAGTAAATAATTGACAGAtattaattgtaaattataaattatattcttagttaaaattatgttatagttacatatttaaattcagaTTGCATAAAAATATCTCTTAATCATATTCAAacaagtaaaattaaaaataaattaaattaatttattgttcatATTTGTCAGGGTATCAcctacttaattaatttatttaaattattgatgTTATATTACCTTAATAATCTTTGACCTTTTAGATTGACCTTGACTTGTGGTCAATGGGTCTTACTTGGATTCTCCCAACTCTTCAGTTGGCCCATAAGTAAGTGACCCACACAAAATCCTAACTCGCTCCAGGAAAATAACCTCCAGATTGACCATACTTCCCACTATCCCCTCATTGCTTGGTTCTCCTTTTTCCATGGCTGACAACTGCCCATTACCCTCATGATAGTACACCTCTTCTCATAAATAACTTCCTTCTTCActactataaatagaggtcaACATCAGTAGGGGAGGGATCATCTAAAAAATAATCCTCTTAAGTATCCTTACTcatactccacttcattagcctaccaaagTATAAGCAATATCAACCTCGATATCTTAATTCTTACATTCTGTTATAGTCGACTATCCAATAATCTCATATCAACGTTCTAACTtaagcgtcggaggggttttccgggagatcacctcccggacaaggctaacgctttgtgttgcaggaattcaggtcgctcCCTTCCACAAATCGCCGCTCCTGATAACGCTTCTACTAAcggtattttaagtgttttccacttcctcgtttcattaacgaaacagtttggcgccgtctgtggggattgtgtaaaaagtcatggctcctaaaAAAAATCCGACGCAAACAGCAACCGTGCACAACACAGATACGGAAACTTTCGCAGGTCACGCTAACAACCAAGTCGTGActcgtcgtgatctggacatgctggcacgaaacctcactgccgctTTCTCTGAACAACTTCGCGTtgtcataaataatactcctactcAACAACGAATGTTAGAGAACATGGCGGACCAAATAAAAACTTTGCaggaacgaatcgaaccccatcaAGAGATGCCaaagtctcatgaatctcaagatgagaactcgaggacttcccactcCAGTAGGCGCAATACGAAAGGTGGGAAAGATCCAGGACCCATCCAAGCCTCAACACGACTGACCAACGAGATGATGAATCTAAAACCACCTCGCGAGATGCCCGTACCTACCTGGAAAGCAAAAAGCAAAGGGCATCCGAAAGCGTTCAATCGCTGGTAGATaagaggagggaagaaagaaaaaagCCACAACTCGCAGGATCTAGACTTCCCCTCAGTCCCGTCactatgccgcggaatgaggacGGCAGGAGTAGCCTCCATGAAGATCTCACACCAATAATCTCTCCGTTGGCTCcggagatactgaatactcccaaccttgggaaaataaagatcccaaacatggcggccttcgatggaacGTCCTGCCCAGAGGCGCACCTAATGGCCTACAAGAACCTGATGCTGCTGTTTACCACTAACCCATCACTGTGGTGCAAgttcttcccaactactcttacgGGAGTAGCTCTGAcatggtacacctcccttctAGGGGGAAGTATCCACAACTTTGCTCAACTGGAAGGCAAGTTCCTGGGTCATTTTGTGGCGTCGAGAAGACAGGAAAAATCAAATTTCCATTTGCTCAGCATCACACAATTGAAAGGAGAGTCCATATCATCATACTTGAAAAAGTTCCATGAGGCGGTACTGGAAGTAACTGATTTGGAAGAGTCGGTTGCATTAAACGCCCTGATtaacggaatgaaggctcaaaggctgaagttccagttggtcgagaGCCAAGTaaagacatacgcggaggccatgaagcaatgccaaagctatgtcacggcctccgaaatatgtcaggcacatgatCCTAAGAAACGAAGGTCGAATAAGAAGGATCTCACATCCAATCATTCCTCAAGGAGCAGAGAGGAACATTCATcaaagaggaaaagaaactACTTGCCGCGTCGTCCAGAACCTCCGTCAGATATGGGCCCCCTATGATCCAGACACGTATATGTCGCTGAAGGGGAGCCCACGACGCGGAATTTATTAGATGGAGGCAACGATCCGCTGTTCAACCGGAACAGGAAGGACATATTCTTCGCCATCAGGGATCAATTGCCAAATCCACCTCCTACTGCCACCCCCTCGGATCGACGCAACTACAAtttgtggtgtgattaccacaaagagcatGACCACACTTTGGCCCAATGCCGCGAACTTAAACGTATCCTACATCAATTGGCTGATGAGGGGAAATTGTCCAGATTCATCAACCGGAAGGATTATGATGCTGGAAGAGAAGCAGAAAGGAGGCCGTGGAATCAAAGACGCAGAACCTCCAAAAGGGATGAGGccaggcgcgaaagttccaacacacaagcaactatcaacatgattttcgGAGGATACACTAAAGAATATCCTACCATCCACGCCGCAAGAAACAGCGTCCACACTCTGCTAAAAGGGCCCCCAAAAGCCTCATAAAGTGGACCGATCATGAggttcgat
This region includes:
- the LOC130821539 gene encoding uncharacterized protein LOC130821539; its protein translation is MAAFDGTSCPEAHLMAYKNLMLLFTTNPSLWCKFFPTTLTGVALTWYTSLLGGSIHNFAQLEGKFLGHFVASRRQEKSNFHLLSITQLKGESISSYLKKFHEAVLEVTDLEESVALNALINGMKAQRLKFQLVESQAHDPKKRRSNKKDLTSNHSSRSREEHSSKRKRNYLPRRPEPPKDIFFAIRDQLPNPPPTATPSDRRNYNLWCDYHKEHDHTLAQCRELKRILHQLADEGKLSRFINRKDYDAGREAERRPWNQRRRTSKRDEARRESSNTQATINMIFGGYTKEYPTIHAARNSVHTLLKGPPKAS